In Flavobacterium cerinum, one genomic interval encodes:
- a CDS encoding leucine-rich repeat domain-containing protein, with the protein MKIKKEPGSHDILVHIDSSDIKDGVLYLPESVVLIGDWVIQNQPDLITVVAPGLSFIKTGNFRFCNALTRLEAPRLLSIYNESFYECNALTTLVAPRLRSIGNKNFNQCSSLTNVEIFELDSIGSKNFYNCKALTGFEAPKLEVIGNKNFYNCKALTHFEAPLLRNIKDKNFYECSALTRLETPVLYEIGNKNFYQCNTLTDFEAPELTSIGDFNFGRCTALTDVKLPMLEGVGNDNFDRCEALSGFEAPVLTAFGTDNFYGCKILTRFEAPLLTAIENKNFRFCSGLTHFIAPLLTTIGDRNFYECGFRDFEASALTSIGNKNFYECNALIDFEAPMLTSIGNKNFYECNTLNGFKVPLLTSIGDKNFDECNALTDFKAPMLTTIGNKNFYDCHMLVNFKTRVLTVIGDNNFYECNALTGFDNPTLTTIGNGNFRDCNVLANFEASALTSIGNKNFYGCDALIGFEAPVLPAIGKNNFKFCSSFTFFKAPILTSIGSTNFMSCGVLTRFEVPMLTTMRNYNFDDCDALTHFQAPALVAMGNLNFNNCLLLCHLEVPMLTTIGDTNFFRSNSLTHLEIPALTAMGKENFRRCDLLTNFKAPVLLAMEGSNFKECDELTRFEAPVLTSIGDKNFEECKVLIDIETPVLTTMGEDNFYRCYALTGFEAPMLTTIGYDNFRYCSALTDVQFGEHRYTVKSTDGLLTIIEKSKTLNEIEIHTGYIFNDCIDGVPDLSETFLVGKDGFFAHGETLKQAIEDLQFKIIAKKIKKEPIHEDTLITEAYYKTITGACTQGVKQWREQNNISQESFIAKELLPILEKTSAYGIEKFKALITFENR; encoded by the coding sequence ATGAAAATAAAAAAAGAACCTGGAAGTCACGACATTTTAGTACATATTGATTCAAGCGACATAAAAGATGGTGTGCTTTATTTACCGGAATCGGTGGTATTAATAGGGGATTGGGTTATTCAAAACCAGCCGGATCTGATTACAGTTGTAGCACCCGGATTAAGTTTTATTAAAACCGGTAATTTCAGATTTTGTAATGCGTTAACCCGTTTGGAGGCTCCTAGGTTATTGTCCATATATAATGAAAGTTTCTACGAATGTAATGCACTAACTACATTAGTAGCTCCCAGACTGCGATCCATCGGAAACAAAAATTTTAACCAATGTAGTAGCTTAACGAACGTTGAAATTTTCGAATTAGATTCAATTGGAAGCAAGAACTTTTACAATTGTAAAGCGTTGACCGGTTTTGAAGCTCCTAAGCTGGAGGTTATCGGAAACAAAAATTTCTACAATTGTAAAGCGTTAACCCACTTTGAGGCTCCCCTACTGAGAAATATAAAAGATAAAAATTTCTACGAATGTAGTGCGCTAACCCGCCTGGAGACTCCTGTACTGTATGAAATTGGAAACAAAAATTTCTACCAGTGTAATACTTTAACCGACTTTGAAGCTCCCGAACTGACTTCTATCGGAGACTTTAACTTTGGACGGTGTACCGCACTAACCGACGTTAAACTGCCCATGCTAGAAGGTGTCGGAAACGATAATTTCGATCGATGCGAAGCGCTAAGCGGCTTTGAAGCTCCGGTACTGACAGCTTTCGGTACTGACAATTTTTATGGTTGTAAAATCTTAACTCGTTTTGAGGCTCCGCTACTGACGGCTATTGAAAACAAAAATTTTAGATTCTGTAGTGGATTAACCCACTTTATAGCTCCTTTACTGACGACTATCGGAGATCGTAATTTTTACGAATGTGGGTTTCGTGATTTTGAAGCTTCTGCGCTGACTTCCATCGGAAATAAGAATTTTTATGAATGCAATGCGTTAATCGATTTTGAGGCTCCAATGCTAACTTCCATCGGAAATAAGAATTTCTATGAGTGTAATACATTAAATGGCTTTAAAGTCCCTCTTTTGACGTCAATCGGGGATAAAAACTTCGATGAATGTAATGCATTAACCGATTTTAAAGCTCCGATGCTAACTACTATCGGAAATAAAAATTTTTATGACTGTCACATGCTGGTGAACTTTAAAACTCGTGTATTGACCGTTATAGGAGATAATAATTTTTATGAATGTAATGCACTAACCGGATTCGATAATCCTACACTGACGACTATTGGAAATGGCAATTTTAGAGATTGTAATGTTTTAGCCAATTTCGAAGCTTCCGCGCTGACTTCCATCGGAAACAAAAATTTCTACGGATGTGACGCATTAATTGGTTTTGAAGCACCTGTGCTGCCTGCTATCGGAAAAAACAATTTTAAATTTTGTAGCTCATTTACCTTTTTTAAGGCTCCCATACTAACATCTATTGGAAGCACCAATTTTATGTCTTGTGGCGTGCTAACCCGTTTCGAGGTTCCGATGCTGACGACTATGAGAAATTACAATTTCGACGATTGTGATGCGCTAACCCATTTCCAGGCGCCCGCGTTGGTTGCTATGGGGAATCTGAATTTTAACAATTGTTTGTTGCTATGCCACTTAGAGGTTCCTATGCTAACCACTATTGGAGACACCAATTTCTTCCGATCGAATAGTCTTACCCACTTAGAGATTCCTGCGTTGACTGCTATGGGAAAAGAGAATTTTAGAAGATGTGATCTGCTGACCAACTTCAAGGCGCCCGTGCTATTGGCTATGGAGGGAAGCAATTTTAAAGAATGTGACGAGTTAACACGTTTTGAGGCTCCGGTATTGACTTCAATTGGGGATAAAAATTTTGAGGAGTGTAAGGTGCTAATCGATATTGAAACTCCTGTGCTAACCACTATGGGCGAAGACAATTTTTACAGATGTTACGCGCTAACCGGTTTTGAGGCTCCAATGTTAACCACTATCGGATATGACAATTTTAGATATTGTAGTGCGTTAACCGACGTACAGTTTGGAGAACATCGATACACCGTAAAATCAACAGATGGATTGTTAACCATTATTGAAAAGTCTAAAACCTTAAATGAAATAGAAATCCATACCGGGTATATTTTTAATGATTGTATTGATGGCGTTCCGGATCTATCTGAAACATTTTTAGTTGGAAAAGACGGTTTTTTTGCCCATGGCGAAACGTTAAAACAAGCAATTGAAGATTTACAGTTTAAAATTATAGCCAAAAAAATAAAAAAAGAACCGATCCACGAAGATACCTTGATAACAGAAGCGTATTACAAAACTATTACCGGTGCTTGTACACAAGGAGTTAAACAATGGCGGGAACAAAACAATATTAGTCAAGAATCGTTCATAGCAAAAGAGCTTCTGCCGATTCTCGAAAAAACAAGTGCTTATGGAATTGAGAAGTTCAAAGCATTAATCACTTTCGAGAATAGGTAG
- a CDS encoding leucine-rich repeat protein produces the protein MEIQSNKLISIDSDDIKDGVLYLPESVETIGDKVIQNQPELVTVVAPWVTVIEDDNFNECNALIHFEASVLTTIGNGNFYECNALTRFEAPRLTTMESLNFHCCNALTHFDVPELTLLENDNFQECNALSDFTAPVLTTIRHCNFEDCNALISFEAPMLKEMEIFNFKECKALTNFKASALTFMDRSNFYKCDALTDFEAPMLDFIGNENFKFCYALRHFKAPMLRTIGRENFFACALTNFDVPELTYMGTGNFEECDTLTDVRFGKYNYSVKSVDRVLTIIEKSETLNGMLIHTGFILNNCYDGVPNVTETVLVEKDGFFAHGETLKQAIEDLQFKIIAKEIKKEPIHEDTVITEAYYKTITGACTQGVKQWREQNNISQESFIAKELLPILEKTNAYGIEKFKALITFENR, from the coding sequence ATGGAAATACAAAGCAACAAATTAATAAGCATTGACTCAGACGATATAAAAGACGGCGTACTTTATTTGCCGGAATCGGTCGAAACAATAGGAGATAAAGTTATTCAAAATCAGCCGGAACTGGTTACGGTCGTGGCGCCATGGGTAACTGTTATCGAGGACGATAATTTCAACGAATGTAATGCGCTAATTCATTTTGAGGCTTCCGTTTTGACAACTATCGGAAATGGGAATTTCTACGAATGTAACGCATTAACGCGTTTCGAGGCTCCCAGGCTCACTACTATGGAAAGTTTAAATTTCCATTGTTGTAACGCGTTAACACATTTTGACGTTCCCGAGCTGACTCTTTTAGAAAATGACAATTTTCAAGAGTGTAATGCGCTAAGTGACTTTACGGCACCTGTGCTAACTACAATAAGACATTGTAATTTTGAAGACTGTAATGCATTAATCAGCTTTGAGGCTCCAATGCTAAAAGAGATGGAAATTTTCAATTTTAAAGAATGTAAAGCACTAACCAATTTTAAGGCTTCCGCGTTGACTTTTATGGATAGGAGTAATTTCTACAAATGCGATGCGCTAACCGATTTTGAGGCTCCCATGTTAGATTTTATTGGAAATGAAAATTTCAAATTTTGTTATGCCTTACGACATTTTAAGGCTCCTATGCTCAGGACTATTGGCCGTGAAAATTTTTTCGCTTGTGCGTTAACCAATTTTGATGTTCCTGAACTAACGTATATGGGAACTGGAAATTTCGAGGAATGTGATACCTTAACCGATGTGCGATTTGGCAAGTATAACTATAGTGTAAAATCTGTAGATAGAGTACTAACCATTATTGAAAAGTCCGAAACCTTAAATGGAATGCTAATTCATACCGGGTTTATTTTGAATAACTGTTATGACGGTGTTCCTAATGTGACAGAAACCGTTTTAGTTGAAAAAGACGGTTTTTTTGCCCATGGCGAAACGCTAAAACAAGCAATTGAAGATTTACAGTTTAAAATTATAGCCAAAGAAATAAAAAAAGAACCGATTCACGAAGATACCGTGATAACGGAAGCGTATTACAAAACTATTACCGGTGCTTGTACACAAGGAGTTAAACAATGGCGGGAACAAAACAATATTAGTCAAGAATCGTTCATAGCAAAAGAGCTGCTACCGATTCTCGAAAAAACAAATGCTTATGGAATTGAGAAGTTCAAAGCATTAATCACTTTCGAGAATAGGTAG
- a CDS encoding DUF6705 family protein, whose translation MKLTVINVDMKYILIFFLLASCLSCKAQTIVPLANNHSDLYHKPNTYTKDVDNEFGKYEGTWKYQNGTTILIIKLQKKVFDFFAEKNYYEDLLIGEYAYIVNGTELINTLDKLNTPQPSTGAYDIYGNRIVHRGIPPICADCLLDEKRVILFIDDPERDYLDNSIILRYKIENGTQKIVAKIYKSGTSIFIPAGATDEMRVPYGEYILTKQP comes from the coding sequence ATGAAATTAACTGTAATTAATGTTGATATGAAATATATTTTAATTTTTTTCTTGTTAGCTTCTTGCTTATCATGTAAAGCACAGACTATAGTACCATTAGCCAACAATCATAGTGATTTATACCATAAACCGAATACATATACCAAAGATGTTGATAATGAATTCGGTAAATACGAAGGTACCTGGAAATATCAAAACGGCACTACTATTCTCATTATAAAACTTCAGAAAAAGGTTTTTGATTTTTTTGCTGAAAAAAATTATTACGAAGACCTTTTAATTGGCGAGTACGCTTATATTGTGAATGGCACAGAATTAATCAACACTTTAGATAAACTTAATACACCTCAGCCTTCTACAGGAGCGTATGATATATATGGAAATCGAATTGTTCACAGAGGAATTCCTCCTATATGTGCAGATTGCTTATTAGATGAAAAAAGAGTTATTCTTTTCATAGATGATCCAGAAAGAGATTACTTAGATAACTCTATTATTTTACGATATAAAATTGAAAACGGAACACAAAAAATAGTAGCAAAAATATATAAAAGTGGAACGTCTATATTTATCCCAGCTGGAGCCACAGATGAAATGCGTGTTCCATACGGTGAATACATTTTAACCAAACAACCATAA
- a CDS encoding leucine-rich repeat domain-containing protein, with protein MKIRKKTLINIDSDDIKDGVLYLPESVKKIGDRAIKNQTGLVTVIAPGLVHIGNGNFDRCKALTRFEAPMLTYIGDKNFNQCSSLTNFEAPMLKKIGNKNCYECDALIQFEVPALTFIGDKNFYGCIELTGFDAPELTLIGNKNFYKCNALIRFDAPRLTVVGNKNFYECNALIGFEAPLLTTIGDKNCCECNALTSFKAPKLTAIGDENFNECTALSSFEAPMLMVIKNKNFYECSTLTAFEAPLLTAMGDFNFGICNVLTDIGIPRLEYIGSDNFYKCKRLIRFEAPQLRAIENNNFRFCHELTHFVAPLLTTIGDHNFYECVLNDFEASMLIAIGNKNFYECKRLTRFEASALITIGDHNFYKCKRLNGFESLALTAIGNNNFNECIALAHFNASVLITIGNKNFFGCKKIICFEFPTLTSIGNYNFKYCESLTRFVASTLTTIGIGNFYCEYLTDFVAPMLTTIGNSNFDQCTFSTIKVPMLIAMGNYNFTHCKMLSSFEAPVLTAIRNCNFYACIALTRFEAPVLATFGDSNFIYCKELTDFEAPGLISMENGNFPECYTLTNFVAPMLRDFGNNNFMYCEMLTRFKAPALTFIENGNFLKCYALTSFAAPMLTDIGIGNFKYCKTLTEVQFGNYQYAVKSIDKLLFIIEKSKTETGIEIHTGFIFNEIYEGVPKVTDTFLVEKEDSFAHGETVKKAIEDLESKIAAKKT; from the coding sequence ATGAAAATACGAAAAAAGACTTTGATCAATATCGATTCAGACGATATAAAAGATGGCGTGCTTTATTTACCGGAATCGGTAAAAAAAATAGGAGATCGGGCGATTAAAAATCAAACCGGTCTTGTTACTGTTATTGCGCCCGGATTAGTGCATATCGGAAACGGTAATTTCGATCGATGTAAAGCATTAACCCGTTTTGAAGCTCCTATGTTGACCTATATAGGTGATAAAAATTTTAACCAATGTAGTAGCTTAACGAATTTCGAAGCTCCGATGTTAAAAAAAATCGGAAACAAAAATTGCTACGAGTGCGACGCGTTAATTCAATTTGAAGTACCGGCGTTGACTTTTATCGGTGATAAAAATTTTTACGGATGTATCGAGCTAACCGGTTTCGATGCTCCTGAGTTGACTTTAATCGGAAACAAAAATTTCTATAAATGTAATGCGTTAATCCGTTTCGATGCTCCGAGATTGACTGTTGTCGGAAATAAAAATTTTTACGAATGTAATGCATTAATCGGTTTTGAAGCTCCGCTGTTGACGACTATCGGGGATAAGAATTGCTGCGAATGTAACGCGTTAACGAGCTTTAAAGCGCCTAAGTTGACGGCTATCGGAGATGAAAACTTCAACGAATGTACTGCACTAAGCAGCTTCGAAGCGCCTATGCTGATGGTTATCAAAAACAAAAATTTCTATGAATGTTCTACATTAACCGCTTTTGAGGCTCCGTTGCTAACTGCTATGGGTGACTTTAATTTTGGGATTTGTAACGTACTAACCGATATCGGAATACCAAGGTTAGAATATATCGGAAGCGACAATTTTTACAAATGTAAAAGGCTAATCCGCTTCGAAGCTCCGCAGTTGAGAGCCATCGAAAACAATAATTTTAGATTTTGTCATGAATTAACCCACTTTGTTGCGCCTTTACTAACTACTATCGGGGACCATAATTTTTACGAATGTGTGTTAAACGATTTCGAAGCGTCTATGTTGATTGCTATCGGGAACAAAAACTTCTATGAATGTAAAAGGTTGACTCGTTTTGAGGCTTCCGCTTTGATAACTATCGGAGACCATAATTTTTACAAGTGCAAGAGACTAAACGGATTTGAGAGTCTCGCGCTAACTGCTATCGGGAATAATAATTTCAATGAATGTATCGCGTTAGCCCATTTTAACGCTTCCGTGTTGATTACTATTGGAAATAAAAATTTTTTCGGATGTAAAAAAATTATCTGTTTTGAATTTCCCACACTAACGTCTATTGGGAATTATAATTTCAAATATTGTGAAAGTTTAACTCGTTTCGTCGCTTCTACGTTAACTACTATCGGAATAGGTAATTTCTATTGTGAATATTTAACCGATTTTGTGGCTCCAATGCTGACGACTATCGGAAACAGTAATTTTGACCAATGCACGTTTAGTACTATAAAAGTTCCGATGCTGATTGCTATGGGAAATTATAATTTTACACATTGTAAGATGCTATCCAGCTTCGAGGCTCCTGTGCTAACAGCTATCAGAAATTGCAATTTCTATGCCTGTATAGCGTTAACCCGTTTCGAGGCTCCTGTGTTGGCTACTTTCGGAGATTCCAATTTTATATATTGTAAGGAGCTAACAGATTTCGAGGCTCCCGGACTTATTTCTATGGAGAATGGAAATTTCCCGGAATGTTACACATTAACCAATTTTGTGGCACCGATGCTGAGGGATTTCGGAAATAACAATTTTATGTATTGTGAAATGCTAACCCGTTTCAAGGCGCCTGCACTAACTTTTATTGAAAATGGAAATTTCCTGAAATGTTACGCATTAACAAGCTTTGCGGCTCCCATGCTGACGGATATCGGAATCGGCAATTTCAAATATTGTAAAACCTTAACGGAAGTACAATTCGGAAACTATCAATATGCCGTCAAATCGATTGATAAATTATTATTCATTATTGAAAAATCCAAAACGGAAACGGGAATAGAAATCCATACCGGATTTATTTTTAATGAGATTTATGAAGGCGTTCCTAAGGTAACAGACACCTTTTTAGTGGAAAAAGAGGACTCTTTTGCGCATGGAGAAACAGTAAAAAAGGCAATTGAAGATTTAGAATCTAAAATTGCAGCTAAAAAAACATAA